The Halotia branconii CENA392 region AAGAGCCAGGGAGCAGCACTTCGACTACTTCGGCTACGCTCAGCACAAGTTCGCTCAGTGGCCGGGGAGCAGGGGAACAGAAAAGAAATTATCAATCTCAAGTCAAAAATCCTACATCTCCTATGGTTGCGGAGGTGAGTAAAAGACTTGCGCCAAAAATTGATCAAAAACTGAGTGATTTACCAGAAATTGGCATTAGAAAAGCTGATAAGTTGGCAGTTTTGAATTTGTATACTGTGCGTGATCTGTTGTTCTATTATCCCCGCGACCACATTGACTATGCACGTCAGGTAAATATCCGTGAGTTACAGGCGGGTGAGACAGTAACAATAGTAGCCACCGTGAAGCGTTGTAATTGTTTTACTAGCCCGAAAAATCAGAAATTATCAATTTTAGAACTGATATTAAAAGATAATACAGGTCAAATTAAAATTAGTCGCTTTTCTGCTGGTGCGCGTTTTACTAGTCGTGCTTGGCAAGAAAGTTTAAAACGCCGCTATCCAGTAGGTAGTATTCTAGCAGCGTGTGGGTTGGTCAAAGGTAGTAAATATGGCTTGACCCTGGATAATCCAGAATTGGAAGTTTTGGCAAATCCAGGAGATGCAATTGAGTCACTAACGATTGGGCGGGTAGTGCCAATTTATGCCCTAACCGAGGGAGTGATGGCAAGTATGGTGAGACAGGCAGTTACTACCGTTTTGCCAGCCGCAGTTCATCTCAAAGATCCTTTGCCTAAAGGTTTGCGCGAAAAATATGGTTTGATGGAATTGAAGGATGCGATCGCTAATATTCATTTCCCTGATGATAGCGCTACCTTACAAGTTGCTCGTCGTCGCTTAGTCTTTGACGAATTTTTCTACCTCCAACTTGGTTTACTGCAACGTCAACAGCAAGCAAGACAAATTCAAACTAGTGCCATTCTTGCTCCCAAGGGTCAGTTAATTGAAAAATTCTACGAAATTCTGCCCTTTCAACTAACTAACGCACAGCAACGAGTTCTTAACGATATTCTCAACGACTTACAAAAGTCTGCACCGATGAATCGTTTAGTACAAGGTGACGTAGGTTCTGGTAAAACTGTTGTGGCTGTAATTGCCATCTTGGCAGCAATTCAATCTGGTTATCAAGCAGCACTCATGGCTCCTACAGAAGTGTTAGCAGAACAGCATTATCGCAAGTTAGTCAGTTGGTTTAACCTTTTACATTTACCAGTAGAATTACTCACAGGTTCCACCAAAGCTGCTAAACGGCGAGAAATTCACTCTCAACTAGAAACTGGTGAACTACCTTTGTTGGTGGGAACTCACGCTTTAATTCAAGATACCGTCAACTTTCAGCAATTGGGTTTAGTAGTAATTGATGAACAGCATCGCTTTGGAGTCAAACAGCGGGCGCTATTACAACAAAAAGGCGAACAACCCCATGTATTAACTATGACTGCTACTCCCATCCCCCGGACACTGGCACTGACAATACATGGAGATATGAATGTCAGTCAAATTGATGAACTGCCACCGGGACGGCAAAAGATTCAGACTACTATGTTAACAGGGCAGCAACGCACCCAAGCTTATGACTTAATTCGCCGCGAAGTTGCCCAAGGAAGGCAAGTTTATGTGGTGTTGCCATTGGTAGAAGAATCAGAAAAACTAGATTTGCGATCGGCGGTAGAGGAGCATCAAAAGTTACAAGAAAGTATTTTTCCAGACTTTCAAGTGGGATTACTGCACGGTCGCATGAGTTCAGCCGATAAGGACGAAACAATCACCAAATTCCGCGATCGCGAGACCCAAATTTTAGTTTCTACCACTGTTGTTGAGGTTGGTGTAGATGTACCGAATGCCACAGTAATGCTGATTGAAAATGCGGAACGATTTGGTTTATCTCAGCTACACCAACTACGGGGGCGTGTCGGTCGAGGCGCGGCTCAGTCCTATTGTTTGTTGATGAGCAGTACTAGAAGTCCCGATGCTCAACAACGGTTGAAGGTATTGGAACAGTCCCAGGATGGCTTTTTTATTTCAGAAATGGATATGCGGTTTCGTGGCCCTGGGGAAGTACTGGGAACTCGGCAATCAGGAGTGCCAGATTTTACCTTAGCTAGTTTAGTAGAAGACGAGGAAATATTACTTCTGGCGCGGCAAGCAGCAGAGAAGGTGATAGAGATCGATGTAACTTTAGAGCGTTGGACTTTGATGAAAGCAGAGTTGAAGTATCGGTATGAGCGACTAATGGGTGGAGCGATTTTGACCTAATCGTAACCCGGTGGGTTTCGGAAAGCATTAATGACTCGATCAAGCTTGTCTGCGATCGCCAACAACTCCATTTCGCACCACCGCTTACCAACAATTTGCATCCCAATTGGCAAGCCGTTTTGAGTTTGTCCAATTGGAATCACGACAACAGGATGCCCACTTAGATTAAATGGCATAGTATAAGCTCCGTTGGCCACAGCATGAGGGTAAGATCTGCCATCAATATCAATAGCACTCCAAGCGTTTCGATGAGTAAAAGCAGAAGTTGCTGCAACAGGAGTCAGCCAAGCATCCCAAGGTTCTAATGCCTCATCCATTTCGGCTATGAAGCGATCGCGTTCGGTGAGTGCCTCAAAATATCCTTTTAGGCTGGGATTCAATAATTCTGGTAGAAGGCGGCTGAAATCTCCCATTTTGCGGAGTTCTTTATCGCCTTGGGTGGCAGTGCGAAATATCTGCTGCAAACTTCGACGCACATTATATTGATCTATTGGTTGAGCGTAGATGTTAATGTATGCAGCCATCCGTCCATAAAGATTGAGTATTTGTGATAGCTCAAATTTTTTAGGAAACCAATGTTCTATTTGGACACCTACTTGAGATAGTGTTTGGGCGATCGCAGCCATTGCCGAGCCAATTTCGGATGCAACCGGAACTTCTGCCCATTCATCACTCCAAGCAATTTTGAGATTTTGCAAAGACTTACCAGAGGGCGTATCTAATGGAATTGGCGGGACATCAGGACGGCGAATATCAGCACCTGCGATTAATGAAAAGCATAGCCGAATATCTTCAAGCGATCGCCCAAAACAACCCACTGTAATCATTTGCCGAAGACATATTGGCATTCCAGGCACTTCTGGAATTTGCCCGGCTGTAGAAATCCGGCGATCTGTAGGCTTCAAACCATACACACCACAGAAATGAGCAGGTTGACGCACTGAACCCGCAATATCGTTGCCTAAATCCAAGCTTGAAAGTCCTGCTGCCACAGCCGCAGCACTACCTCCAGAACTACCCCCAGCAGTGTAGTCCAGATTCCAAGGATTGTTGACTCGTGGAAACAAAGAATTTGTACTTTGGTAATCACCAGCCAATTCCGCCATATTCGTCTTTCCCAGGATGATTGCTCCTGCTTTCCGCAGCCTTGCCACAACGCTAGCATCTTGTTGAGGTACATAGTCTTTAAGAGGAATGTAACCTGCTGTGGTTAATAGTCCCTCTGTTTCAAAAATATCTTTAATCGTGATTGGAACTCCGTGCAGAACTCCCCAGTTTTCTTTTTTACTTAAAGCTTCGTCTGCTAGCTTGGCCCTGACAAGGGCATTATCTGCATCCAGTGTACAAACGGCATTCAGCTTACTGTTGTGTTTAGCGATTTGATGCAGATGAGCATTGATAACTTCAACAACAGAAACAGTGCGATCGCGAATCATCTGCGCTAGTTTATGCGCTGGAGTAAACGTTAGGCTACTCATAAATATTAAACTGGTAGTTCTTAATAAAGTTATTCTCAAAAAGTAAGGATTCAGGTCTAATATTGAGGAAGCAAAGAAGGGCGAGACTGATAATTAGTAGAGTCAGCAATTAGAGCTTGTGCAAAAAAATCAATTACAAGCTTGGTTCCCATAACCAGTGATTGCCATAATCATTAACCAGGCGGAGTTCGCTGGGAATATTAGTTCCTTTGTCCAATGTCTACCAACTCCTTGAACAGCAAAGGTTGAAATTCCACCTAAACCTGCAACAATCTAAATATCACCATCTTCTTTGTAAGTTCCAATGTCTTGTGAACGAATGTTATCTATCCTAGAAGAAGTTGCATTTCCCATACGATACAAATCAACGTGAGTTTTTCTCATACCAATCAGTTAAAGACTTAGACTTCAGGTTATAGAATGATCGCACTTCCTCTGATACAGTAAGAAATGCGATCGCTAACTTGATTTACTTCGCTACCATCAAATTAACTGGCGCAACCCCAGCTAAATCCAAAATTGGTGTAATCAAATCTTCTCGCTTCACCGCCATCATGTGGACACCCTGACATAATTGCCGCGCAATTTGTACTTGCTCCGCTGCAATTTTCATGCCTTCTGCAAGCGGCTCTTTGGCTTGTGCCAACCTATCAATAATATGTTCGGGGATATTTACACCCGGAACGCACCTATTAATAAATTGAGCATTTTTCGCTGACTTCAACAAAAAAATTCCTGCCAAAATTGGTTTTTTATGGGTAGAAGCTATCTTATCCATAAACTTTTCTAGTCTTTCAAAATCAGTAATTAATTGACTTTGAAAAAACTGCGCTCCGGCTTCTATTTTGCGTTCAAATCGACTTTGTAAACCTGACCAACTTGCACATTGCGGATCTACGGCTGCACCTGCAAATAAATCTGTCGCTTCGTCACTCAAAGGTTTTTCGTTACAATCAACGCCTTGATTTAATTTACGAATTAATTGCAGCAATCGCACAGCTTCTAAGTCAAACACAGCTTTGGCATCGGGATGATCGCCTGCTTTTACTGGGTCGCCAGTCAAAGCTAAAATGTTACGAATACCCAAGGCATGAGCGCCCATGAGATCGGCTTGTAAACCAATACGGTTGCGATCGCGGCAAGCCATCTGACAAATTGGTTCAATGCCGTTTTGCAATAAAATTGCTGATGCCACTAATGAAGACATCCGTAATACAGCGCGGCTACCATCAGTAATGTTGACGGCATGAACCCTCCCCTTAAGGGTCGCCGCCATTTGCAGCATTTGTGCTGGATTTCCTCCTTTTGGTGGTGCTACCTCGGCGGTAACTAAAAATTCTCCCGCTTGCGTGGCTCTACGGAAATGATTCAAATTGTTATAGCTATAGCTATGGTTATTGTCCATAACATTGATAATTTAGTTCTCTTCAAGGGTAAAACAAATCACACCTTAAAGAGAAACTATCACCAGAAGAGGCAGAGGAGCAGGGAGCAGGGGAGCAGAGGAGCAGGGGAGCAGGGGAAGCAACAAGAGGGGGGAAAAGGTTAAAGGGTAAAGGGTAAAGGATGAAGAAACAAACCCTTTAACCCTTCCCCTTTCCCCCTTACCCCTTCTTTCCCATGCCCCATGCCCTTTTGTTTGACTTACACAGGCAAATAATAGCCCAAAGCAGCTTTTACATCTGCTAAAGTTTGATTAGCGATCGCTTGAGCTTTTTCTCTACCATCGCGTAGCACAGAATCTAAATAGCCTTTGTCTTCTGTAATTGCTTGATATTTTTCTTGGATTGGTTGTAAAGCTGCGATCGCACTTTCCATTAATAAGGGCTTAAATTGCCCCCAACCCATATCCTGACACTCAGCGGCTACTTCTTCTTTGCTTTTTCCAGAAAATAGCATATATAGAGTTAACAAATTATTACACTCTGGACGCTCTGGATCGTCGAAGGTCAAACCACGAATCGGATCAGTTTTACAACGTTTAATTTTGTACTGAATTTGCTCTGGTGAATCTAGTAAATTAATTCGGCTCAAGTCGGAAGGATCAGACTTAGACATTTTGCGTGTCCCGTCTGCCAAACTCATTACCCTGGCTCCTTCCTTACGAATCAAAGGATCTGGTAACTTCAGTACTGGCTGATCTGGTTTAGCAAATAAATGATTAAATCGCGCGGCAATATCTCGTGTCAATTCCAAGTGTTGCTTTTGGTCTTCACCCACTGGCACTTTATCAGCTTGATAAAGCAAAATATCAGATGTCATTAACACAGGATAATCTAACAAGCCGACGCTGACATTTTCTCCCTGTTTGACAGCCTTTTCTTTGAACTGGATCATATCTTCCAACCAGTTCAAGGGTGTAATGCAGTTGAGTAACCAAGTGAGTTCACTGTGAGCAGAAACGTGAGATTGTACAAAAATAGTGGAATGCTGTAAATCTAGACCACAAGCTAGATAGAGCGCCGCTAGGGTGTAGGTATCAGATGCCAACTTAGTCGGGTCATGTGGTGCTGTAATCGCGTGCAAATCAGCAACGAAGAGGTAATTTTCGTATTCGCTTTGACCTTTTACCCAGTTACCAATGGCTCCGAAATAGTTACCCAAATGCAAATTACCCGTTGGTTGAACTCCAGAAAGAACGCGCTGCTTGCCCATAAATTTCACTCTAGTAATCTCAAATCTGCGTTATGTATAGCGATAAGTCGCTGAGTGCCGACGCAAAACTCATTTAATTTTGACACTTTCTAGGGTAACTCGCTGTTGAGGATGAGATATTTAACGGTATTGCTGATTTATGGGATGCATTTTATCTCACGCAGAGGCGCAAAGGCAAGGCAGTACGGTCTTGGGGGTTTCCCCCATGAGTGACTGCCGTGCAGAGAGGATAAGGAGTTTTAAGTTTCAATATCTCAGGAATGAGGATTTAGGCAAAGCCTAAGTGTGTGGCTTTGTTACCGTTAAAAAAAATATCGGATGCAGGTCTGACTACTTTCTTATGCTAAATTACTAAGGCTTGGGGTTGGGAAACTCCGGTGAGATTCCGGGACTGTGCCGCAGCTGTAAAGGTTAGGATTCACTTTTTTCTTTCCGAGTCAGAATGCCAACTCCAGCAATGTCTTTATGGCATATTTATTATCTACTCTCTGCGTCGCACAGAGAAGGAGTCTGAGTTTTGCTGTCTGGATTAACTCCCTGTCCTGGGTTATTTTACACCACACCTGCTCAAGATGGTACATTGTCTCGCCTGAGAATACCCGGTGGCATTCTTGATAGTCAACAATGTCGGGCGATCGCAGATATAGTTGACCAGTATGGCGGTGGTTATGTTGATGTGACGAACCGCGCTAATATCCAAATCCGTGAGATTGATGGCAAGCTCAGTACCGCAGTTTTGAAGTATCTCCAGGATATGGGGCTAGGTTCTCGCAACACTGCTGTAGACCACATCCGTAATATTATGACCAGTCCTACGGCTGGTATTGATCCTCAAGAGGTGATTGATACCCGTCCTTTTGTCCAAAGTTGGAATGATTATATTGAGGCACATCCAGCTTTATCAGGACTGTCTGCCAAATTTAGCGTTTGCTTTGACGGTGGTGGAATAGTTCGAGTGAGCGATCGCCTCAATGATATCGCCTTTGTTGCGGTTTTAGTTGATGGTAAAGTTTACTTCCGCCTTCATTTAAGTGTCGGCGTAAAAGGAAAGCCACCTGTTGCAACGGGAATTTTACTTTCACCTGAGCAATGTTTGCCAGTGTTGGCTGCTTTGGCTAATGTTTATTTAAATCATATTGATACAAATAGTAGACGCAAGGCACGTCTGAGGGAAGTAGTTAATGATTTGGGTTGTGAAAGTTATTTACAGGAAGTAGACAAAAGTTTGCCTTTTGCTCTTTTCACCACAGAAGATCAGGTAATGGAGGGACAATTCTCCAATCTTTTTGTAGAAAGTTCAGATAACCAGTATCAGCATATCGGCATCCATCCCCAGCGGCAAAAAGGTTTATTTTATATTGGCGTTGTGTTGCCTCTTGGTCGCTTGGAGAGTAGGCAAATTATGGGTTTAGCGGATTTAGCCCAAAGATATGGTAGTGGTACTTTGAGGTTAACTCCTTGGCAGAATTTGCTGCTTACTGATATTCCCCAAACAAGGCTTGCTGATGTCCAAAAAGAAATTACATTTTTAGGCTTAGATTACTCAGCCAACAATATTAAAAGCGGATTAGTTGCCTGTTCTGGTAGCCGGGGTTGTGCTGCTGCTGCTA contains the following coding sequences:
- the recG gene encoding ATP-dependent DNA helicase RecG, translated to MTNDTPDWIRLHKALAVEAEHGFTDLMGKQYRFSEFLSLTFGKFPTILPAIERRRWQELAGQFVNYPHLVLEERQHLVAETRRYLYQLQKEPGSSTSTTSATLSTSSLSGRGAGEQKRNYQSQVKNPTSPMVAEVSKRLAPKIDQKLSDLPEIGIRKADKLAVLNLYTVRDLLFYYPRDHIDYARQVNIRELQAGETVTIVATVKRCNCFTSPKNQKLSILELILKDNTGQIKISRFSAGARFTSRAWQESLKRRYPVGSILAACGLVKGSKYGLTLDNPELEVLANPGDAIESLTIGRVVPIYALTEGVMASMVRQAVTTVLPAAVHLKDPLPKGLREKYGLMELKDAIANIHFPDDSATLQVARRRLVFDEFFYLQLGLLQRQQQARQIQTSAILAPKGQLIEKFYEILPFQLTNAQQRVLNDILNDLQKSAPMNRLVQGDVGSGKTVVAVIAILAAIQSGYQAALMAPTEVLAEQHYRKLVSWFNLLHLPVELLTGSTKAAKRREIHSQLETGELPLLVGTHALIQDTVNFQQLGLVVIDEQHRFGVKQRALLQQKGEQPHVLTMTATPIPRTLALTIHGDMNVSQIDELPPGRQKIQTTMLTGQQRTQAYDLIRREVAQGRQVYVVLPLVEESEKLDLRSAVEEHQKLQESIFPDFQVGLLHGRMSSADKDETITKFRDRETQILVSTTVVEVGVDVPNATVMLIENAERFGLSQLHQLRGRVGRGAAQSYCLLMSSTRSPDAQQRLKVLEQSQDGFFISEMDMRFRGPGEVLGTRQSGVPDFTLASLVEDEEILLLARQAAEKVIEIDVTLERWTLMKAELKYRYERLMGGAILT
- a CDS encoding amidase — encoded protein: MSSLTFTPAHKLAQMIRDRTVSVVEVINAHLHQIAKHNSKLNAVCTLDADNALVRAKLADEALSKKENWGVLHGVPITIKDIFETEGLLTTAGYIPLKDYVPQQDASVVARLRKAGAIILGKTNMAELAGDYQSTNSLFPRVNNPWNLDYTAGGSSGGSAAAVAAGLSSLDLGNDIAGSVRQPAHFCGVYGLKPTDRRISTAGQIPEVPGMPICLRQMITVGCFGRSLEDIRLCFSLIAGADIRRPDVPPIPLDTPSGKSLQNLKIAWSDEWAEVPVASEIGSAMAAIAQTLSQVGVQIEHWFPKKFELSQILNLYGRMAAYINIYAQPIDQYNVRRSLQQIFRTATQGDKELRKMGDFSRLLPELLNPSLKGYFEALTERDRFIAEMDEALEPWDAWLTPVAATSAFTHRNAWSAIDIDGRSYPHAVANGAYTMPFNLSGHPVVVIPIGQTQNGLPIGMQIVGKRWCEMELLAIADKLDRVINAFRNPPGYD
- a CDS encoding methylenetetrahydrofolate reductase, with product MDNNHSYSYNNLNHFRRATQAGEFLVTAEVAPPKGGNPAQMLQMAATLKGRVHAVNITDGSRAVLRMSSLVASAILLQNGIEPICQMACRDRNRIGLQADLMGAHALGIRNILALTGDPVKAGDHPDAKAVFDLEAVRLLQLIRKLNQGVDCNEKPLSDEATDLFAGAAVDPQCASWSGLQSRFERKIEAGAQFFQSQLITDFERLEKFMDKIASTHKKPILAGIFLLKSAKNAQFINRCVPGVNIPEHIIDRLAQAKEPLAEGMKIAAEQVQIARQLCQGVHMMAVKREDLITPILDLAGVAPVNLMVAK
- the trpS gene encoding tryptophan--tRNA ligase, which encodes MGKQRVLSGVQPTGNLHLGNYFGAIGNWVKGQSEYENYLFVADLHAITAPHDPTKLASDTYTLAALYLACGLDLQHSTIFVQSHVSAHSELTWLLNCITPLNWLEDMIQFKEKAVKQGENVSVGLLDYPVLMTSDILLYQADKVPVGEDQKQHLELTRDIAARFNHLFAKPDQPVLKLPDPLIRKEGARVMSLADGTRKMSKSDPSDLSRINLLDSPEQIQYKIKRCKTDPIRGLTFDDPERPECNNLLTLYMLFSGKSKEEVAAECQDMGWGQFKPLLMESAIAALQPIQEKYQAITEDKGYLDSVLRDGREKAQAIANQTLADVKAALGYYLPV
- the cobG gene encoding precorrin-3B synthase; this encodes MLSGLTPCPGLFYTTPAQDGTLSRLRIPGGILDSQQCRAIADIVDQYGGGYVDVTNRANIQIREIDGKLSTAVLKYLQDMGLGSRNTAVDHIRNIMTSPTAGIDPQEVIDTRPFVQSWNDYIEAHPALSGLSAKFSVCFDGGGIVRVSDRLNDIAFVAVLVDGKVYFRLHLSVGVKGKPPVATGILLSPEQCLPVLAALANVYLNHIDTNSRRKARLREVVNDLGCESYLQEVDKSLPFALFTTEDQVMEGQFSNLFVESSDNQYQHIGIHPQRQKGLFYIGVVLPLGRLESRQIMGLADLAQRYGSGTLRLTPWQNLLLTDIPQTRLADVQKEITFLGLDYSANNIKSGLVACSGSRGCAAAATDTKGHALALAKYLETRLTLDCPVNIHFSGCEKSCAQHSKSDITLLGVSNGKRSSYHIYIGNGDSNQKFGRELYQYVSFDELPALVEQMLKVYQIKRINVNESFGEFANQYALAQLKQFFSPNTAFHQERITASPLA